ATCCTGTACCGCCACTTCCATTGTTCCCTGTACAATTTTCCAGCTTAGCACATATTTATGACGCATCAAGTTACCTACTCATCGTAATAATTGTTCTTTTCTATATTTTAAATGTTCCGAAACTTTTATATTACAGTCCTTTAATCAAGCAGAACAAGCAAAAAGCAAATTTTTAGATAAAACAGCCTAAAAAAAAACATTTAACTTTGATAAAAAATTAAAAACCGTTATGAAATATTTTTCCCTTGCGGCAGGTTTTGTTTTGCTAAGTCTAATGGTTTCTGCCCAGACGTATCAAACCCAGACTAATCTTGTACTGGAAAAGTTCGCTGCAGATTATTCCAATTTGTCTATCACCAAAGGCCCCACAGAAATAATTATCAACGATACATCTTATGCCGTGGCAGGAGCGATATCAAACGGCAGTATGGTGGTGGCTATTTCGTGGAAGGGACAAAAAGTACCTGGTCAAAATACAGCTATATACACTTTTTTGCAGTACGATACCACATCTATATCTATTACAGCTTTTGGGACGAAGTTATTTGAAGATATTG
The sequence above is drawn from the Candidatus Sulfidibacterium hydrothermale genome and encodes:
- a CDS encoding T9SS type A sorting domain-containing protein, with product MKYFSLAAGFVLLSLMVSAQTYQTQTNLVLEKFAADYSNLSITKGPTEIIINDTSYAVAGAISNGSMVVAISWKGQKVPGQNTAIYTFLQYDTTSISITAFGTKLFEDIAAQFNLSGVNNAKKLSPGQVFPNPSAGRFTFVLPDQTGECIIRIFDNSGKCIRQKKDILTAGHININLTDLVAGNYLAKVHTLHKIYIFHLLIIQPIAD